One region of Plasmodium gaboni strain SY75 chromosome 6, whole genome shotgun sequence genomic DNA includes:
- a CDS encoding hypothetical protein (conserved Plasmodium protein, unknown function), with protein sequence MPMSPLNASIILTNSNNYKNADDVFEYFSHKINDVHISSSDTHIHEELLGGILYIGIILRRAQKLSSNHKNILNWIEYYKNCNINVDLVHVNENKNEVSTLDNKFNLMQENFFHKDIKTIHRKIIGKKKIKYTEQNGHINNGDGNNINDDDNNINDDDNNKNDHDNNKNDHDNNKNDHDNNKNDDDNNKNDHDNNNNHNDKGDYVFFNMDRNDQHPNHQLEKLFFEKDSSYLVHAIMYVIELPLSVSQKYLHKKLNIKVQLVESKQTEKTKNLHNIIDKKVLSELKNIMHAPSSILNNIPWSSTFTSNMLYEKKRRAKKIKKHNDKMMNKESHSDHNKNENGENQNEHDDKNYDNIYSDDNNYDDEDDYYDDMYSDDNNDNNIHYNDEDDNYDSNIYNDFFSNTYDDERNHKENEKKFPLNVNPYNIYKSLNKYDDYMFKKNIKKNTKCITLNKQIIVIKPLNIQCKIIDNYLFIQIENITKHNLIHIHELFSRSISMNSNIFPLNLYPEDMYSIYYPIVNFVQILSLKNVKNKQKKKEQEKKKKIKQIKEQNDITSVLAKKKYSLQSEIQNTDNDYNENTNDNIKVHNETIYNNVVENFKNDIYSYNNNYHDDNNNNEYTTFSFNNDKTIISLSIKWCIDNTSNNFIWSQYCMEVEVPTQNIFNLEISFVKEINYSSILIAIFSFFNNHHEDIHLIIEIQDDNNLLNNHMQHSLISFNSSIDVGIIHPQQRKSVRVKMLAIMLGLHNIPYVKIKDKLTNKYYFVDLGTILVTE encoded by the coding sequence ATGCCAATGAGCCCTCTGAACGCGTCAATAATTCTAACCAACAGTAATAATTACAAAAATGCAGATGACGtatttgaatatttttctcATAAAATTAACGATGTTCATATTTCTTCTTCTGATACACATATACATGAAGAACTGTTAGGGGGGATTCTTTATATCGGTATTATATTAAGAAGAGCACAAAAGTTATCAAGtaatcataaaaatatcttAAACTGGATcgaatattataaaaattgtaatataaatgtagATTTAGTACATgttaatgaaaataaaaatgaagtCTCAACGTtagataataaatttaatcTAATGcaagaaaatttttttcacaaggatattaaaacaattcacagaaaaattatagggaaaaaaaaaataaaatatacagAACAAAATGGACATATAAATAACGGCGAtggtaataatataaatgatgatgataataatataaatgatgatgataataataaaaatgatcatgataataataaaaatgatcatgataataataaaaatgatcatgataataataaaaatgatgatgataataataaaaatgatcatgataataataataatcataatgATAAGGGTgattatgttttttttaatatggATAGAAATGATCAACATCCAAATCATCAATTAGAAAAGCTCTTCTTTGAAAAGGATTCATCTTATCTGGTACATGCCATTATGTATGTTATAGAATTACCACTATCAGTATCACAAAAATATCTTCACAAAAAACTCAACATAAAGGTTCAACTTGTAGAAAGTAAACAAACCgagaaaacaaaaaatcTGCATAATATAATTGACAAAAAAGTTTTAAGcgaattaaaaaatattatgcACGCTCCTTCATCCATACTGAATAATATTCCATGGTCATCCACATTTACGTCGAATATGCTAtacgaaaaaaaaaggagggcaaaaaaaataaagaaacATAATGACAAAATGATGAATAAAGAAAGTCATAGtgatcataataaaaatgaaaatggGGAAAACCAAAATGAACATGATGATAAgaattatgataatatttatagtgatgataataattatgatgatgaggatgattattatgatgatatGTATAGTGATGATAAcaatgataataatatacattataatgatgaggatgataattatgattctaatatttataatgaCTTTTTTTCTAATACATATGATGATGAAAGGAATCATAAAGagaatgaaaaaaaattccCACTAAATGTCAATccttataatatatacaagtcattaaataaatatgatgattatatgtttaaaaagaatataaaaaaaaatacaaaatgtattacattaaataaacaaattataGTAATTAAACctttaaatatacaatgtaaaattatagataattatttatttattcaaattgaaaatataacaaaacataatttaatacatatacatGAACTGTTTTCAAGATCTATTTCCATGaattcaaatatattcccattaaatttatatcCTGAAGATATGTATTCTATTTATTATCCTATCGTTAATTTTGTGCAAATACTTTCTTTGAAAAAcgtaaaaaataaacaaaaaaaaaaagaacaagaaaaaaaaaaaaaaataaaacaaattaaagaacaaaatgatattaCAAGTGTATtagcaaaaaaaaaatatagttTACAATCTGAAATACAAAATACAgataatgattataatgaaaacacaaatgataatataaaggTACATAATGaaacaatatataacaatgttgtagaaaattttaaaaatgatatttattcttataataataattatcatgatgataataataacaatgaGTATACtacattttcatttaataatgataaaactattatttcattatcTATAAAATGGTGTATAGATAATACATCTAATAATTTCATATGGTCACAATATTGTATGGAAGTCGAAGTACCTacacaaaatatatttaatctcgaaatttcttttgttaaagaaataaattattcatCTATTTTAATAGCTATCTTTTCTTTCTTTAATAATCATCATGAAGATATACATTTAATTATAGAAATACAAGACGATAATAATCTCTTAAACAATCATATGCAACATTCActtatttcttttaattcCTCAATCGATGTAGGCATTATACATCCACAACAAAGAAAATCAGTACGTGTCAAAATGCTGGCTATAATGCTGGGACTTCATAATATCCCCTAtgtaaaaattaaagataAACTTACaaacaaatattattttgtagATCTAGGAACCATACTGGTAACAGAATGA
- a CDS encoding putative mitochondrial ribosomal protein L41, translating to VPNYRVPDLTDCQLKPYVSKKTPLIVMKKQLGPKRKVLT from the exons GTACCAAACTATCGAGTCCCTGATTTGACGGATTGCCAA tTAAAACCATATGTATCGAAAAAAACACCTTTAATTGTTATGAAAAAACAACTAGGACCAAAAAGAAAAGTTTTAACCTAA
- a CDS encoding transcription factor with AP2 domain(s) — MDDNLVKGSNEVIGSCNVDGINGNIMEKNMCSSDIILDDTNNKSLCDSNKLKKDNEKGIDENIKETSTCTYTVDENIMKSNEEKNDEDDDGSNNVDVVDENIGTVSKENMNNTSNNDNNNMQYDNNNIQYNNNNNNNNNSNNIQYDNKNNNNNNNIINNNNNDSVSYNINNDIFNSNSNQMVPFVNNANNEEQNKMREHIGSQEPVILIDKIERCLVVEWYENNIRREQRISYKKYGNDKAKLRAKELIEKLKSGITFEQLYPDKGPPIVRVFENVGVYNVSLIRDRIEREWRVEWLENGVPMKARWSCKKVGNDEAQKRADTFAQSMIKGIFNPILLHKATGTRFSRSDKSVVKINVYMNKNIKCITNGLDDDNNTDNNNGVKTFSIKGEVPSSPLNHKVTRSYRRRKKKNDINNVMELQDGNVRNMTYLINNNNNNNNNNSSYLNHSNNMNPNMCNMNLMEYQMNEMYQGNNMSNMMMLDNNMKNMIQHNNMNNDLLFNTDVYNDKKRTRSTRMTRKRNLCKTEKSMISKNGNKYMINNDIDINDKNVQMNKNDVLVNTYIVKSELCNNYPNENNNNNINNNNNNNNNNNSNNNNNNNNGMMMMMMNNNNNNNKKKVKTQLNNNIKNSYYIPSEQYEMFCSANNIASGNRNKRANKNAYKITKNNKNNDFVNYNNISNTIQDNVTGDTQNYQYMLNDNMNGEYLNPNEYPMRNAEDGVDNYYQNKNYYYLYNNNNGMLVKTYVVDQEGNQNYVKNNNFVKMENSDYLYGGASTNGCQPVGDKTINNNYDPSLNKYKQNMLEYNNNYNLNVDKKGMNYTAFTSSLDGKKKKRKNSRSSKNRNMLEDEYDNYTINYNVTCAKEKRGKNKKDTCENINDNIYDNRNNNETLVGGRRRRKSVIATRRKKNGRGKYKNNDNEDINDIDDNVKNIGNEQDKENYEERIEPGYIKEEYIPHENEEGEVKDLEENKGRKRRRIKSSKFYDNDEYIYSIDKTYNKKKSSQYDDNNNINNNGNNIIQNEYNGYMMNNNNYMIMNNMNTNNMLNNDGHYLNNNIYCKNEMQNLSFNNLSTENMNMMNIPNMVNMNNLTNINSAYNIKSVENYNVDKMNNPSFINNCIEFVENPRGYRVPYEYQSQRFYEYFEVPLNSRKEFEMQQKYFANLFSLHILAVGWNVNKGDGMENNNIPQLTDQNMIPNSNSNYNNNNNSSGNNNNNNNNNSNPYQLVPYNEKDNIMNNKELVSSKEQMNGQYIPYNYKPIYHMEPFSSDMNNNINSNCNYYVDLENMNNAKIDGKEYTYNDVQTMNNYGGINKKENLENVANYESMMNYENISNYNNADDVINQRNNVANITDHNNNLNNISPMNDVHNVIDKNNMNHIPYYNDMNNNITNYSNINGIQNLNNMNPIMIDQNNNSDSVEKFYDAIDGCNMVDTNYMVDTNNMVNRIHFNDVTNNVGNINNNMTNLSNPYNNLNGMNDLNRTGEMNNNMVHLNNKNEMSGLANMNDNININNVSVIKENSNSNSSKDINNMNMEKLYVSNMTYSTNDLIHMNNNNNNNNNNIINNNSVNVVGIENSVNNTVYDNMNNYIPMNTINVNYMNGTNNLNVEYKNVRGYDEALSNRPDMMSYNMSGLDHFNDNRYMNDMDPNVKTNILNNHNNIGSANISNNIYNNQTDLINNYYNNNSNKYANINSSDMYKEQYYNAHMNHLINDNKEISNNFDDSKNNVKGITNGDNKDLLNVHNNVNININNTCNNSDTSNMLQENNIVTNKKDLQVINKNMVLTYTCNKDDMVNNLNGVNDLSNDQNDGSLNDNRKNEALYINTNHKDNNMNTNKVNGDNEIESTTHVGENKNKMNENIIHSNNIYKNCNGSYDNVNVTYENSDHLYFMETEKYSSDNVVNRNAHNQFKDSYYNLLSHEDVNNNINNENNSNNNNNNEDMTCNQYIKKSNNTSNKIIKEMNNYDFYSNKKMIDKLRSTSNSSTINTEYLPSNLLNSISINNVSQSNQINEHVDK, encoded by the coding sequence atgGATGATAATTTAGTTAAGGGATCAAACGAAGTAATTGGTTCTTGTAATGTTGATGGAATAAATGGTAATATTATGGAGAAGAATATGTGTTCTTCTGATATAATATTAGATGATACgaataataaatcattatGTGATAGTAATAAGTTAAAGAAGGATAATGAGAAGGGAATTGATGagaatataaaagaaaCAAGTACCTGTACATATACGGTTGATGAGAATATAATGAAGAgtaatgaagaaaaaaatgacGAGGATGATGATGGTAGCAATAATGTGGATGTAGTAGATGAAAATATTGGTACTGTATCAAAGgaaaatatgaacaataCAAGCAAcaatgataataataatatgcaatatgataataataatatacaatacaacaacaataacaataataataataatagtaataatatacaatatgataataaaaataataataataataataatattattaataataataataatgatagtgtatcatataatattaacaaCGACATTTTCAACAGCAATAGTAATCAGATGGTTCCATTTGTTAATAATGCGAATAAtgaagaacaaaataaaatgagAGAACATATAGGTAGTCAAGAACCAGTCATATTAATAGACAAAATAGAAAGATGTCTAGTTGTTGAATGgtatgaaaataatattcgTAGAGAACAGAgaatatcatataaaaaatatggtAATGATAAAGCAAAATTAAGAGCTAAAGAATTAATTGAGAAATTAAAATCTGGAATAACATTTGAACAATTATATCCTGATAAAGGACCACCTATAGTACGTGTTTTTGAAAATGTAGGTGTTTATAATGTATCATTAATTAGAGATAGAATTGAAAGAGAATGGAGGGTGGAATGGTTAGAGAATGGCGTTCCTATGAAAGCTAGATGGTCATGTAAAAAAGTTGGCAATGATGAAGCTCAAAAAAGAGCTGATACATTTGCTCAAAGTATGATTAAAGGTATTTTTAATCCTATATTGTTACATAAAGCAACAGGTACCAGATTTTCTAGATCTGATAAATCTGTTGTTAAAATTAATgtttatatgaataaaaatataaaatgtataacAAATGGTTTAGACgatgataataatacagataataataatggtGTGAAAACATTTTCAATCAAAGGAGAAGTACCAAGTAGTCCTTTGAATCATAAAGTAACAAGAAGTTatagaagaagaaaaaaaaaaaatgatataaataatgtcATGGAATTACAAGATGGAAATGTAAGAAACATGACATATTTGataaataacaataataataataataataataatagttcttatttaaatcatagtaataatatgaacCCTAATATGTGTAATATGAATCTTATGGAATATCAAATGAATGAAATGTATCAGGGAAATAATATGTCTAATATGATGATGttagataataatatgaagAACATGATAcaacataataatatgaataatgaTCTTTTGTTCAATACAGATgtatataatgataaaaaaagaacTAGAAGTACTAGAATGActagaaaaagaaatttatGTAAAACTGAAAAATCGATGATATCaaaaaatggaaataaatatatgataaataatgatatagatattaatgataaaaatgtacaaatgaataaaaatgatgtaTTAGTAAATACTTATATAGTAAAAAGTGAATTATGTAATAACTATCCAAATgaaaacaataataataatattaacaataacaacaacaacaacaataataataatagtaataataataataataataataatggtatgatgatgatgatgatgaataataacaataataataataaaaaaaaagtgaagacacaattaaataataatataaaaaatagtTATTATATACCAAGTGAACAATATGAAATGTTCTGTTCAGCTAATAATATCGCTAGTGgtaatagaaataaaagagcaaataaaaatgcatacaaaataacaaaaaataataagaataatgattttgttaattataataatatatcgAATACTATTCAAGATAATGTAACAGGTGATACACAGAATTATCAATATATGTtgaatgataatatgaatgGAGAATATTTAAATCCAAATGAGTATCCTATGAGAAATGCAGAAGATGGTGttgataattattatcaaaataaaaattattattatctttataataataacaatgGTATGTTAGTAAAAACATATGTAGTAGATCAAGAAGGAAATCAGAACTatgttaaaaataataattttgttaaAATGGAAAATTCAGATTATCTTTATGGAGGTGCATCCACAAATGGATGTCAACCAGTTGGTGATAAAACTATTAATAACAATTATGATCCAtctttaaataaatataaacaaaacATGTTAgaatataacaataattataatttaaatgtGGATAAAAAAGGTATGAACTATACAGCATTTACATCTAGTTTGGATggaaagaaaaaaaaaagaaaaaattcTAGATCTTCAAAAAATCGCAACATGTTAGAAGAtgaatatgataattatactataaattataatgtTACGTGTgcaaaagaaaaaagaggtaaaaataaaaaggatacttgtgaaaatattaatgataatatatatgataatagaaataataatgagaCTTTAGTCGGAGGAAGACGAAGAAGAAAAAGTGTAATAGCAacaagaagaaaaaaaaatggaagaggaaaatataaaaataatgataacgaagatataaatgatatagatgataatgttaaaaatattgGAAATGAACaagataaagaaaattatgaaGAAAGAATAGAACCAggatatattaaagaagaatatatacctcatgaaaatgaagaagGAGAAGTAAAAGATTTGGAAGAGAATAAAGgtagaaaaagaagaagaataaaatcatcaaaattttatgataatgatgaatatatatattcaatagataaaacatataataaaaaaaaatcatcacaatatgatgataataataatattaataataatggtaataatataatacagAATGAATATAATGGATATATGATGAATAACAATAACTATATGataatgaataatatgaatacaAACAATATGTTGAATAATGATGgtcattatttaaataataatatatactGTAAGAATGAAATGCAAAATctttcatttaataatcTTAGTACagaaaatatgaatatgaTGAACATACCAAATATGGTAAATATGAACAACttaacaaatataaattctgcatataatataaaatctgtagaaaattataatgttgataaaatgaataatcCTAGTTTCATAAATAATTGTATAGAATTTGTTGAGAATCCAAGAGGTTATAGAGTTCCATATGAATATCAATCACAGAgattttatgaatatttcGAGGTACCATTAAATTCACGTAAAGAATTTGAAATGCAGCAAAAATATTTCGcaaatttattttcattacATATTTTGGCTGTTGGTTGGAATGTAAATAAAGGGGATGGAatggaaaataataatatccCACAATTGACTGATCAAAATATGATACCAAATAGTAATagtaattataataataataacaacagTAGTggtaataataacaataataataataataatagtaacCCTTACCAGCTTGTGCCATATAATGAAAAGGAcaatattatgaataataaagaattgGTATCATCAAAGGAACAAATGAATGGACAATATATTCcttataattataaacCTATATATCATATGGAACCCTTTAGTTCtgatatgaataataatattaatagtaattgtaattattatgttgacttagaaaatatgaacaatgCAAAGATTGATGGTAAGgaatatacatataatgaTGTCCAGACAATGAATAATTATGGAggtataaataaaaaagaaaatcTTGAAAATGTAGCAAACTATGAAAGTATGATgaattatgaaaatatttcaaattataataatgcAGATGATGTGATAAACCAAAGAAATAACGTTGCTAATATTACtgatcataataataatttgaataatatatctcCTATGAATGATGTACATAACGTAATAGataagaataatatgaacCATATTCCATACTATaatgatatgaataataacATAACAAATTATTCTAACATTAATGGTATacaaaatttaaataatatgaatcCAATAATGATAgatcaaaataataattctgATAGTGTGGAAAAGTTTTATGACGCAATTGATGGATGTAACATGGTTGATACAAATTATATGGTagatacaaataatatggTTAATCGAATCCATTTTAATGATGTAACTAATAATGTAGGAAatatcaataataatatgacCAATCTGAGTAATCCTTATAATAACCTAAATGGAATGAACGACTTGAACAGAACAGGtgaaatgaataataatatggtccatttaaataataagaacGAAATGAGTGGTTTAGctaatatgaatgataatataaatattaataatgtatctgttataaaagaaaatagTAATTCGAATAGTTCAAAggatataaataatatgaacatggagaaattatatgtatCCAACATGACTTATTCCACAAATGATTTAATACACATgaataataacaacaataataataataataatattattaataataacagTGTGAATGTAGTTGGTATAGAAAACAGTGTTAATAACACAgtatatgataatatgaataattatatacCTATGAATACAATAAatgtaaattatatgaatgGTACTAATAATCTAAATGtggaatataaaaatgttagAGGTTATGATGAGGCGTTATCTAATAGGCCCGATATGATGTCTTATAACATGTCTGGATTAGATCattttaatgataataGATATATGAATGATATGGATCCAAATGTTAAAACAAACATTTTGAATAATCATAACAATATTGGAAGTGCTAACAtatctaataatatatataacaatcaaacagatttaataaataactattataataataatagtaataaatATGCAAATATAAATTCTAGTGATATGTACAAAGAACAATATTATAACGCACATATGAATCATCttataaatgataataagGAAATATCCAATAATTTTGATgattcaaaaaataatgttaaAGGAATAACAAATGGTGATAACAAagatttattaaatgttcataataatgtaaatataaatattaataatacatGTAACAATAGTGATACCTCCAACATGTTGCAAGAAAATAACATTGTAACAAATAAGAAGGATCTACAGgttattaataaaaatatggtTCTAACATATACATGTAATAAAGATGATATGGTAAATAATTTGAATGGTGTTAATGATTTATCAAATGATCAAAATGATGGCTcattaaatgataatagaaaaaatgaggctttatatattaatactaatcataaagataataatatgaacacAAATAAGGTAAATGGAGATAATGAAATAGAGAGTACTACACATGTAGgtgaaaataaaaataaaatgaatgaaaatataatacatagtaataatatttacaaGAATTGTAATGGAAGTTATGATAATGTTAATGTTACATATGAAAATTCAgatcatttatattttatggAAACAGAAAAATATTCTAGTGATAATGTAGTAAATAGAAATGCTCATAATCAATTTAAAgattcatattataatttattaagTCATGAAgatgtaaataataatataaataatgaaaataatagtaataataataataataatgaagatatGACATGTAATCagtatataaaaaaaagtaacAATACaagtaataaaataataaaagaaatgaataattatgatttttattctaataaaaaaatgatagATAAATTGAGATCAACATCAAATTCAAGTACAATAAATACGGAATATTTACCTAgtaatttattaaattcaATAAGTATCAATAATGTGTCACAATCTAATCAGATAAACGAACATGTGGACAAATAA
- a CDS encoding hypothetical protein (conserved Plasmodium protein, unknown function) has product MNIYYLFIYMLCLFMLHGKHFFFCKKHENINKQKDLKKNELINKIKMKTNELRYMFDNLYVQHKNIPLYIFVKDHNEEKRHLLKNIFLYGKLHYLQGLNTPFSKFYMLYKNKKQIPSTIRLQNKIREEKKFIDNMDKSSKKKYIKNKIDKYTNLNINVKKLYSNIEGKINSLENFKDI; this is encoded by the exons atgaatatatattatttattcatttatatgCTTTGCCTATTTATGTTACACGGcaaacatttttttttttgtaaaaaacatgaaaatataaataaacaaaaggatttgaaaaaaaatgagctaataaataaaataaagatgaaAACAAATGAACTTAGATATATGTTtgataatttatatgtacaaCATAAGAATATACcactttatatatttgttaaggatcataatgaagaaaaaagacatcttttaaaaaatatatttttatatggAAAATTGCATTACCTTCAAGGCTTAAATACGCCTTTCTCCAAATTctatatgttatataagaataagAAACAAATACCCTCAAC aataagATTGCAAAATAAAATACGGGAAGAGAAAAAATTCATAGATAATATGGACAAATCatccaaaaaaaaataca ttaaaaataaaattgaCAAATATACAAATTTGAATATAAACGTCAAGAAGTTATATTCAAACATAG AAGGTAAAATTAATTCCTTAGAAAATTTCAAGGACATATAA